The genomic interval GCGGGCCACCGAGACCCAGGCCAGCGTGCCCGAGGGGGAGGCGGCCAGCGAACTGACCGAACCGAAGTCGGCGGGCACCGTCACCCGGCTCCACGTCTGTCCGTCGAAGCGGACCAGCAGCGGGGGAATCGGCCTCCCCGGGGGACCGCCGACGAACCCGGCCGTGCCGCCCGCCCACACCTCGGTCGGGGAGACCGCCAGCACACTGCCCACGGCGGACCGCGGGAAGCCGTCCACGATCGTCTGCTGCCACGCCTGCCCGTCCCAGTGGGAGACGGCCGCACCCGAGTCGGTGGCGCCCGCGGCCCAGACGTCGTCGGCGGCCTTGACGTGCAGGCCGTACACCGATCCCGGCGGCACGGGCACGTCCTGCCAGCCGTTCCCGTCCCGGCGCAGCAGTACCTGGGCGCCGTCCCGCGACCCGATCAGCCAGGTCTCACCGCCTCCGGCAACGACCTGGGTCAGCGCCGCACCGGAGGGCGGCCGGCTCTCGGACCACGCGGTGCCGTCGAAGCGGAGCAGCCGGGTGCCGCCCGCCGCGTCGCGGCCAACCGCCCAGACCGCGGTGGGTGAGGTCGCCGCGACGGACAGCAGTTCCCCCTGCCAGCCGATCCCGGGCAGGCTCTGGGTGTGCCACTCGGTTCCGTCCCAGCGCAGCACCAGCGGGAAGCCCGGCGCCTCGCGACCGACGGCGTCAACGCCCACCGCCCACGCCCGGTCCGGGCCGAACGCCACGGCCTCGTTGAGCGCTGCCTGGGGGCGCACCCGGTCCGGGACCGGAACGTGGTGCCAGGACAAGGGGTCCGTCGCGGCCCTCGCTGTCGTCAGGGCGGCGAGGAGAGTCACGACGACAGCGAGGGCCGCGACGAGAAGTCTGCGTGCCATGGTCAGCCTCCCAGCCGCTCACTCATCAGGTTCGGTTTCGAGCCGTAGATCTCGACCGTGCCGAAGGACAGCAGCGCCGACCCGGCCCTCGCCAGCGCACGCGGTTTGACGTCGATCGCGTTCGTGCGCTCCGGGCCGTAGGAGAAGGTGGTGCGAGGGCCGTCCACCCGCGCGTACTTCGACTGGAACGCGCGGTCGCTGCGCACCGGGAGCCACAGCGCGCCGTCCGGGCCGCGCACCATGGCCTCGGTGTAGGTGTCGCCCAGCGGCGGGTAGGCGGTGCGCCAGGTGTGCCCGTTGAAGGTCATCAGATAGGTGCGGGCCACGCCGTCGGTGTACTGGCTGCCGCCGATCGTGATCCGGCCGGACGGTTCGAGCAGGAGGGTGTGCACATTGCTGTTCGGCGGCAGTGGCACCTTCGCGTCCCGCCACGCCGTGCCGTCCCAGCGCAGGACGCTCGTCCCGGTGCTGGTGTCCGCCCAGGCCCAGGCGTCGGTGGCGGTCCGCGCGGTGATCCCCATCAGGTACAGCACGCCGTCCGGGGTGGCCTGCGTGGTCCAGCGGGAGCCGGCGTAGTGCAGCACCTTCAGCCCGGTGTCGTCCTCACCGACCACCCACGCGGCCCCCGGCACCGCGGCGAAGTCCTGGTAGGTCCACAGGGTCCGGGGGAGCGGGACGGCACTCCAGCCTCCCGCCGACCGGCGCAGGAGCTCGCCTGCGCCCGCGCGGTTGTGGAGGATCCACACCTGCGTACCGACGAACTGCACCTTGCCGAGCCATCCCGGCTCGTCGGCGCCGGGGAAGGAGGTGTCCCGGCTCCACGCCGTGCCGTTCCAGCGGTACAGCATCGGCCGCATTCCGTCGGTGGCCTGCTCGTAGCCGGTTGCCCACGCCTCACCCGGCCGGCGCGCGGCAAGGTCGGACACGGTCACGGGCGGGACCGCCGGCGGCACCGGCAGCGCCGACCAGCTCGGCGTCGCGGCCGGGTCCGGTGTCCCGGCCGCAGCCGGTGACACCACCGCTGCACACGCGATCACAAGGCTGACGACGACCGCACGGAGACCGTTCACGAGACCTCCCAGAGCGCGCTGGCCGCACAGGCTATTGGCCGTCACCGGCCCGTGGACAGACGGCATCCGGCCGATCGTGGCCTCTGGGAGCACGGTTCCTCCGGCGGGCCGGAGGGTGGGGAGTCGAGCCGGGGCCACGAGATCTCCCGCGCCCTCCTCGCCCTCCTACGGCGTGGTGTTCACCGCCATGCGGGCGAGACGGACGAGGTGGAGGTCGTCGCCCGGCTCGATGTCGGCTCCAGGCGGACGACGATGCCCTTCGACGTCGGCTGGTTGCTGATGTCGGCGACGCTGTCCAGCGGCACCAGGACGTTGGTCTCGGGGTAGTAGGCGGCGGCGGAACCCTGCGCGGCCGGATAGGGGACGACCTCGAAGTTCCGGGCGCGGCGCTCGGTCCCGTCCGCCCAGACGCTGACCAGGTCCACCTGGTCGCCCTGGGAGAGGCCGAGCCCGGCGAGGTCGGCCGGGTTGACGAGCACGACGTGGCGGCTGCCGTGGATCCCGCGGTACCGGTCGTCGAGCGAATAGGGGATGGTGTTCCACTGGTCGTGCGAACGCAGGGTCTGCAACAGCAGATGGCCCTCGGGCGCCTTCGGGACCACCCGCTCGTTGCGGGTGAACAGCGCCTTGCCGACCGACGTGTTGAACACGCCCTCGTTGACCGGGTTGGGCAGTTGGAAGCCACCGGGGCGCGTCACACGCGCGTTGAAGTCGTGGAATCCCGGCACGATACGGGAGATGTGGTCACGGATCGTGTGGTAGTCCCCCTCGAACCGGTCCCAGGGGATGTCCGGCTTGCCGCCGAGGGTACGGCGGGCGAGCCGGCACAGGATCGCGACTTCGCTGAGCAGCAGGTGCGAAGCCGGTTCGAGGCGCCCCTGGGAGGTGTGCACCTCGCTCATGGAGTTCTCCACCGTGACGAACTGCTCCCCGTCGGCCTGGACGTCCCGTTCGGTACGGCCGAGCGTCGGAAGGATCAACGCAGTGTCACCGCACACGGTGTGCGACCGGTTCAGCTTGGTGGAGATGTGGGCGGTCAGCCGGCACGAACGCATCGCCTCCTCGGTGACCTCGCTGTCGGGAGCGGCGCGCACGAAGTTGCCGGCCAGGGCGAGGAACACCTTGACGCGGCCTTCACGCATCGCCTTGATCGAGTTCACCGAGTCGAGCCCGTGCGGGCGCGGCGGGTCGAAGCCGAACTCCTCCCGCAGCGCGTCGAGGAACGAGTCCGGCATCTGCTCCCAGATGCCCATGGTGCGGTCGCCCTGGACGTTGGAGTGCCCGCGCACCGGGCAGACGCCGGTGCCGGCCCGCCCCAGGTTGCCGCGCAGCAGCATGAAGTTGACGATCTCCCGGATGGTGGGCACACCGTGCTTGTGCTGGGTGATGCCCATCGCCCAGCAGACGACGACGCGGTCGCTGCGCAGGACCTCGTCGCGGACCTTCTCGATCTCCTCGCGGGTCAGTCCGGTCGCCGCGCGGACGTCGTCCCAGTCGACGGTGCGCGCGTGCTGGGCGAACTCCTCGAAGCCCGACGTGTGCGCGTCGATGAAGTCGTGGTCCAGGACGGTGCCGGGCCGGGCGTCCTCGGCTTCCAGCAGCAGACGGTTCAGGGCCTGGAAGAGGGCGAGGTCACCGCCGGGCTTGATGTGCAGGAAGCGGTCGGCGATCTGGGTGCCGCGTCCGATGAGCCCGCTCGGCTTCTGCGGGTTCTTGAAGCGTCGTAGCCCCGCCTCGGGCAGCGGGTTGACCGCCACGATACGGGCGCCGTTGCGCTTGGCCTCCTCCAGGGCGGAGAGCTGGCGCGGATGGTTGGTGCCGGGGTTCTGACCGACCAGGAAGATCAGGTCGGCGTGGTGGAGGTCGTCGAGGCTGACGGTGCCCTTGCCGGTGCCGAGTGTCTCGCTCAGGGCGAAGCCGCTGGACTCGTGGCACATGTTGCTGCAGTCGGGCAGGTTGTTGGTGCCGTAGGCGCGGGCGAAGAGCTGGAGGAGGAAGGCGGCCTCGTTGCTGGCCCGGCCCGAGGTGTAGAAGACGGCCTCGTCGGGGGAGGAGAGCGAGGTGAGTTCCCCGGCGAGCACGCCCAGGGCGTCGTTCCAGCCGATGGGCTCGTAGTGGTCGGAGCCCTGCCGCTTGATCATCGGCTCGGTGAGCCGGCCCTGCTGGTTGAGCCACATGTCGGAGCGGCCGGCGAGGTCGGAGACGCTGTGCTCACGGAAGAAGTCGGCGGTGATCCGGCGTTTCGTCGCCTCGTCGTTGATGTGCTTGGCGCCGTTCTCGCAGTACTCGTTGCGATGACGCTGCCCCGGGGCCGGATCCGCCCAGGCGCAGCCGGGACAGTCGATCCCGCCCACCTGGTTCATGGCCAGCAGGTCCACTCCGGTCCTGCGCGGGGACGTCTGCTCCAGGGAGTACTCCAGCGCGTGCACGACGGCGGGGACCCCGGCCGCCCACTTCTTCGGCGGTGTCACGGAGAGATTCGTCTCCGGCTCCTCACCCGGCGGGTTCTGCATCGCATCGCCTTTCTCTTGCCGCGACTCGTTCGCCGCGGTGTCCTGCCGCGTCCTGGTCACAGGTCAGCCGACGGGCCACTGGGCCACACGGCTCCTCGGCGGCTCCGGGTGGTCGTGCTGTACCCGGCCGTTGCGGATGGTGCCGCGCCAGGCCCCGCCCTCCTGGCCCAGCCCCTCGATGAACTGCTTGAAGTTCTGGAGTTCGCGGCGCACCAGCCGGGTGGTCACCTGCGTGACCTTGGACGATCCGGTGAGCCGTTTCGCGACTCCGCGCGGCTCGAGGAGCATCCGGACGGTGATGGCCGTGCCGCCCGAGTCCGTCGGCCTGAACTCCACCTCGCCCTGGTGGGAGGGGCGCTGCTCCAGGGCGCGCCAGGCCAGGTAGGCGTCCGGGTCCTGCTCCACGATCTCCACCGCGAAGCGACGGCGCAGCGGCCCGTAGCCGATGGTCCAGGCCGTCACGGTGGGCCTGACCTGCTCCACGCCGTGCACCACGGCGGAGAACCGGGGGAAGGTCTTGAACTGCGTCCACTGGTTGTACGCCGTCCGTACCGGCACCGCGACCTCGACCGTCTCCTCGACGTGCCGCCGCCGCAGCGGCCGACGGCGCGTGACGCCGTCGCTGTCGGGCCGCATCCCCGGAGTGTTCGGGACGGCCTGCTGGGAGTCGTGTTCACGCGCCATCGTGGCCTCTCCTCCGGTGCGGGCGCCGGGGCGTCGCGCCACCCGGCCCCCTCGTGCGTCGGGCTTCTCTCCCGGTTCCCCCATCGGAGTTTTCGACTCGTCTTCGTGCGCTGGGCTTCCCGCTCGCTACCGGCCGCGGGATCCCCGAGTACCCGCGCGGCTCGCAGACCCGGCCGGCCCACGGTCCGACCGAGAACTCGGTCAACGAGCAGTACGCACTGATCCTCTCCGGCAGTGCGTCAGCGGTGCCTCGTCGGCTCATGACC from Streptomyces sp. CC0208 carries:
- a CDS encoding SRPBCC family protein, which produces MAREHDSQQAVPNTPGMRPDSDGVTRRRPLRRRHVEETVEVAVPVRTAYNQWTQFKTFPRFSAVVHGVEQVRPTVTAWTIGYGPLRRRFAVEIVEQDPDAYLAWRALEQRPSHQGEVEFRPTDSGGTAITVRMLLEPRGVAKRLTGSSKVTQVTTRLVRRELQNFKQFIEGLGQEGGAWRGTIRNGRVQHDHPEPPRSRVAQWPVG
- a CDS encoding FdhF/YdeP family oxidoreductase, producing MQNPPGEEPETNLSVTPPKKWAAGVPAVVHALEYSLEQTSPRRTGVDLLAMNQVGGIDCPGCAWADPAPGQRHRNEYCENGAKHINDEATKRRITADFFREHSVSDLAGRSDMWLNQQGRLTEPMIKRQGSDHYEPIGWNDALGVLAGELTSLSSPDEAVFYTSGRASNEAAFLLQLFARAYGTNNLPDCSNMCHESSGFALSETLGTGKGTVSLDDLHHADLIFLVGQNPGTNHPRQLSALEEAKRNGARIVAVNPLPEAGLRRFKNPQKPSGLIGRGTQIADRFLHIKPGGDLALFQALNRLLLEAEDARPGTVLDHDFIDAHTSGFEEFAQHARTVDWDDVRAATGLTREEIEKVRDEVLRSDRVVVCWAMGITQHKHGVPTIREIVNFMLLRGNLGRAGTGVCPVRGHSNVQGDRTMGIWEQMPDSFLDALREEFGFDPPRPHGLDSVNSIKAMREGRVKVFLALAGNFVRAAPDSEVTEEAMRSCRLTAHISTKLNRSHTVCGDTALILPTLGRTERDVQADGEQFVTVENSMSEVHTSQGRLEPASHLLLSEVAILCRLARRTLGGKPDIPWDRFEGDYHTIRDHISRIVPGFHDFNARVTRPGGFQLPNPVNEGVFNTSVGKALFTRNERVVPKAPEGHLLLQTLRSHDQWNTIPYSLDDRYRGIHGSRHVVLVNPADLAGLGLSQGDQVDLVSVWADGTERRARNFEVVPYPAAQGSAAAYYPETNVLVPLDSVADISNQPTSKGIVVRLEPTSSRATTSTSSVSPAWR